One Aegilops tauschii subsp. strangulata cultivar AL8/78 chromosome 2, Aet v6.0, whole genome shotgun sequence genomic window, agttaccggaacccaatgtgtggtagtaactgttcatggatcacaaacacagaactcagttcctgaggacggtttcaatgagacaacccaccatgtactcctacatggcctctcaccgctacatttaccaaatcgtgttcacacccttagctctcacacagtaggacatgttcaccactttcaattcatccccgatgaatcagacctgacacaactctaagcaatagcaggcatgacaaacaagcatgaatgagtaggcacatcagggctcagacaactcctactcatgctagtgggtttcatctatttactgtggcaatgacaggtcatgcagaggaaaggggttcaactaccgcagcacgtaacagttgaaacgctgttgtcctaatgcagtaaaagacagcaggagcgagagagtgggattgtatcggaatgaacaagggggttttgcttgcctggcacttctgaagatagcattgagtcttcattagtgtcaacgatcacaatgccggaacatcgtctaccgagaggggacaaataccggcaacagagaagaaatacaatcaatgcaatgcacaatatgatgcatgatcatgacatggcaatatgaatgtgttttgagctaatgcaactagcaacatattaaatggagttggtttgaatccaagattcaaattcaaactccatatgtggaaattcaaatgccatttacatgatttgtcctaaacagcaaggttaagttgctctaacatgcatgaaaccagtgcagatggatagattggattttcctgatcatttttcatatataatttgtttcatttggagctacggttgaatttctatgaattttagaagtttagggcattttctggaatttcctatataagaataaatccagaaatgaGTTATTGCGTCAACACTgcatcactgtgacgtcagctggtcagcggggtcttccaggtcaaacctgacgtgtggggtccacacgtcagtgacacagggcTAATCCCGGTCAAACCCAGCGTTGATTGGGGTTTGACCAGGCCTGGGGCCCACTTTCAGTGGTTGTGGGCGGTTTAAGCAGCGGGGTTAGCGCCTAATGACGTCCACGTCATCGGTCGCCGGAGTTCAGCCGGCGGCGACCACAGAACACGGCGGGGCACGCCGGACTTGCGCTAGAGGCGTCAGCTTGGCACGCTGAGGGCACCAGGGGATAGCCCTTGATCTTGCGCATCCAAAGGACCAAGTGAGAGGTCGCGGGGTCACCGGAATTCATGCTGGCGACGAGCTTTGGCGGCGGTGGTGTTCGGTGGTGCACGGGCGCGTCGCTACGGTGTATCAGTGAGCAAATGGAGGGGCTGGGCAGCACCTGCTAGGCCCAGGGAGCACTAAGAGCAGCACGGTGAGGCCAGGGGAGCACGAAGGCCATGCGTGCAGCGGCAATGGCGGACGGCGGGTTCGGTGCTCGTGGGGAACGGTGCTACGGCAACCAAACGGGGGCAGGGTTAGGGGGAAATGACCGGgggctcaccgcggtcacgaagagcttctcggcgagctcggggaggcacggacggcgtcGAATCGACGGTGGGGTTGCCGGCGGCCGAAGCTCGAAGACGATGACGATGCGGTCGTTGCAGGGCGTCCGGAGTGGCTTCTTTCGGTGGAGAGGCGTAGCACGAGGTGGCGGAGCTGCTGGGCATCCTAGCTAGGCGAGGGGGGCTCAGTGGCCACGACAACGGCGAGCGGcgtcgacgagctccgctcgggcagagagggagagagagcagagaagggaaaaggggtcgggagagagtgagagagttgGGGGGGGGGCTGCGTGGCGACGCATGGAGGCATCCAGGCcctcggcggcaagcaggagctAGCGAGGCGTGTGGCCAGCGTGCagcgagcacgcgctcgtccttctgtccagggaggaagacgacagggggaGAAGTTGGGCTGGGCTGGCTTTGGCCAATAGGCCACTACGGTGGTGGGCTGCACAGTGaggtttcctctctctctctctcttatttgttttagtttagtttttctATTCTGCTTTTCTATTTTTGATTTAGtaataatactaaaccatttttaaaactcctgagaaaatttgtgggcacttttaaaatgtttactaacagccctcaaatgttttcagaattattgaagcatttaacatatttatagccattaaatgctccaattcaaatacttatgatttaatccaAAAACCTGAAATGACCTAGGGAAAATATGCACCACATTTTGTCAGAGGTTTTCACCAATTTCAAAAATGATGGACTTTTCCTGAAGTCACTTTGGGTTTATTGGAAGTGATTTTATTTGAGCCtatttgaattcatttggtgctagtgTTTGGTcagtccccatttcaagtttctgagaaTTTAAACATTATGCAAGATGATGATGCAATGACAAGCAAGGCCaaagctagggctgtgacaatctttactaccggttcatgccatgaaccggcactaaaggggcTGGCCGGGCCCcagcctctttagtaccggttcgtggcatgaaccggtactaaaggttcgcactgaaccggtactaaagatctcctcccgcctagccgtttgaaccggcactaatggacacattagtgccgattcaaatgcaaaccggcactaatgtgtctcacatttgaccctttttctactagtgctattaCATATTACTATAGAATTATACATTGGTTATTTCGGATGGCACTAGCTATGTAAATTCTTCTACTTTTAGTACCATCCTAAGTTGTGTGATTGTGTCTTCTAGCAACTTAAAATATGAACACGGCCTATTTGATTGTGTTTCTCTACATATGAAACTTTGAGTAAACTGCTCCCAATATGTTGTAGTCTATATTCATCACATGAAACCATCGGCTGACACGACATGTCTATGTATGCAAAGAGGAAAAACAAATCTAATGTCTAATTTTTTTTGTACTCTctccgtccgaaaaagcttgtcTCAAGCTTAttcctcaaatggatgtatctagcactaacttggtgttagatacatccatttgagggacaagcttttccggacggagggagtaccaacAAACAGTACACAAACGACTTTGCTCCATTGCTTTTGTGCAACATACTATGCGCAATGATGATTTTGACGGTGTAATGTCTAATAATTAGATTTTTTGATCCTATATCTAATTCTTAACGAATGTACCCTGTTTTCCATCTACTACATCAATGCACTGCAATTTGAGACACCATTTCTTGACTATTTCTACTGTTTAGTCTAATTAAATAATTGATTTCTACAATTCTACTCATCAATTACTGACTATTGAGCAAGTTTGTGCAAGATTTACTTCTTTTGGTAGAGTCTCTCCACCTGTGGCTTGGAGGTCCTGGGTTTGAACCAGCTTTCTTGCAGAATTATTATGCAAGGGCAATGCTGTCTAAAAATTCCCTTCTTTTGGTAGAGTCTCTCTCCACATGTAGCCTGGAGGTCCGGGGCTAATTGTGAGAGCTTTTAGCACCGGGTatctttttttttgtttgttaATAAGAAGCTGGAGCTGTGGAGACAGACTTCAGAATTGAGAGGTTTTCGGCTTAGTAGAAGTAAGAGTGAGTACATGAGGTCCGATTTAAGTACTACTAGGCACGAGGAGGAGGAAGGCCCTATTTGTTTCGGATTCTGGGACCAGATTCAGCTTTGCCAGTGAAGCCGAATCTGGAATCTGAAACAAACAACTATTTGGAATCAGCTTTGCCGGTGAAGTTGAATGTGGATTTGGACCATTTTTAGTGCAATTTTCTGAAGCACCTCAAAGTGTACTTCGGTGGCGAAGCTGATTCTGGGAATCAGCTTCGGCACTGAAGTGAATCCAGAAGTGATTAAAATCCAAGCGAAGCTGAAACAAACAGGCTCGAAGTTAGCCTTGATGGACAGGTGATACCTCAGAAGGACACCTATGCTGAGGATGGTgatattgatgaagatgtgaccCATCGAATCAAAGCTGAATGGATGAAGTGGCGCTAAGCTTCTGGCATTGTCTGTGATAAGAGAGTTCTACAAAAGCTAAATGGCAGGTTCTATAGGACGGCGGTTCGACCTGCGATGTTGTATGGCATTGAATGTTGGCcaactaaaaggcgacatgtccAACAATTAGTTGTAGCAGAGATGCAGATGTTGAGATGAATGTGTGGGCACACAAGAAAGGACTGGGTCTGGAATGATGATATACGTGAGAGTTGGGGTGGCGTccattgaagagaagcttgtccaaatcgtttgagatggtttgggcatgtTCATCGTATAGCGGGCAGTTAAGGCGCACTGATAATGTCAAGAAAGGTCGAGGTGGACCAAACTTGACATGGAAGGAGTCCGTAAAGAGAGACCTAAAGGGCTGGAATATCACGAAAGACTTAGCCATCGACAGGGCTGCGTGGAAGTTAGCTATCCACATGCCAAGAACCATGACTTGATTTTATATATCTTATAGGTTTAaactctagcctaccccaacttgtttgagACTGAAAGACTTTGTTGTTGCTATTGGTATTGTTGTAAGCTTAACTTTTATGTTTCGTGTCTATATATTGACACAAAATCTGACCGTTCCATTGTAAAAATGGACGTGTGTGGCAACATGCGCCATCATGACCTAGTAGACCGCTGCATTTTGTTGTTCTGTCTCAGTCTTCCCATTGTATCTGTCCTGATAGACTTTGCTAGCAGCTGCAACTCTTCTTGATCCTTCTCTAGTCATGTTTCTCCATGGCATCCTATGATTTCGGCTGCCCATCCGCTTCGACGCCTGGCCGGTCGAGTCCGACTGCCTGGGGCGCCCGTCGACCGCCTGGAGGCTCGGGACGCTTGCCAGGAGTCACCTTTGCCCCGTTTGTGCCAAAAGCAATGTGAGCTCCTATCCGCATATCTTTTCACCGTGCACAAAAAACGGATAACCCTGAGCGACCCTTGAGGGCTGTCTTCGCATATTTCCAGCTGCTTTACTATTCACCCCGGCGCTTGCTAGTCtcggcccgggggctggccggtTGGCCCGATACGTTCGTTCCCACATACGACTTAGTAGTGTGTAcggtaccaaaggcccactcttCGTCTCAGCTACAGACCGCACCCTGGCTGTCCGGCTAGTGAGAGCAAAAGCTGGAGGTCACTCCACTCGAAAAACGTCCGGGAAAAAAAGGCTTGGACGACCCGGTTGTTTCCTTTGTGAGTATCTTCTTGGTTGTATCTACCCCCAGGGTCCGAGTACTGTATGCGGCCCAGTCTTTGCCTTAGCTACAGACCAGCTCCCGGCTGGCAAGAGCAAAAGCCAAACAGCGGAGGGGACATGAAAAAGCCAAACGTCGCGCCGGTTACAGGCCCGCCGCCGGCTGCAACCCGCATCCTCGACGCCACCGTCTACTCCAACAACAGCGGAGACCCTCCGCCCAACTCTTTGAGTCGCCCGGAGGCTACTCCCAATGGGTGCGCTTGCGCGCCCCCGCGGGAAAAAACGCCGAGCCGGTTGCAGGCCCGCCGCCAGCTGCCACCGGCACCCTCGACGCCACTGTCTGCTCAAACAACAACGAAGACCCTCCGCCCGACTCTTCGAGTCGCTCAgaggctacacccagtgggtgcactggcGCGCCCCACTGGAAGCAAGCCACGCCGGCTGTCATCGACGACCTCTGCTACAACAACAGTAAAAACCCTCCGCCCGACTCTCCAAGTCACCCGGAGGCTCGGAGGCTACTGTCGGGGGGATGACCCCCGGGTAGGCTCAAGGAGACAAAACATCATTTCAAAAGTTTGCCAGGGGAGTGACCCCTGGCTGGCTGGAGCCTGGCCGGGTTAAGCCGTCCGGCTGGAGCCCTGGCCGGGTTCAGCCTGACCGAGTGGAGCCCGTCCGGCTGGGGCCTGTCCGGCTGGAGGACGTCCAGGTGGAACCTGGCAAAGTCAACCTCAAACATCCCATCGGACATGCGCAGACGAGACGACTATGCTCTACAGTGCTCCAGTAGGCACTGTTCATACGTCATGTGACACCCCAAATAGTGTAGTTAGGCCATGTGGGCCACACCTTGTCCCCTGGGCACGCCTTTATAAGGTGACCCAGGGAGTTCATTTCTCTGGGGTAGACACTCCCTCTCATATtccgcgcgcgcgcacacacgcATGAGGCAAGGGAGAGAGCACAAAGCTCTCTTCCTCCACCacacagctctaggagcaacttTGTACTACCATATACACCGCATATATATCAGACATGCATATACATCACACATGCAGGATTAGAGGTGTTACCTCCCCGTGAgggccccgaacctgggtaagccGCCGTGTGATGTTGCCCAATCCTGTCCCAGATCTCCACTGTAGTCTTGCCTACCCCCACTTTTAGCCATCTTATGGCATCTGCCGTGAGAATACCATGACAATCTCTACTTTGTTTTTCCCGCTCTTAGATGCTTGTAGTGGTTCTTCTTGTTAGCTTTCCGGTTAGCCCCGTTGCATCAGTTTGGCCGTTGTGGTTTGTATGGGTGCTGTAATTTCTGGCTGGTTGATGGCTTTGTAGACGGGCTCATCTAGAGGCTTTTATCTAAAAAACGAATAATTCAAATCCGAATATTTGTGTGCACCATGACTACACTGTAGTGGGAAGGATCAGAACGGACAGATCACTCTAGCCCGTACTATATGCGTTCGGTTGAAGAAGTGCAAACTGTAGAAGATTCCATTGTGACGATTTAATCACCAGAGCCCGCTCTTACCTCGATGGTCCCAGCAGGTTAGTGGGCTGCTGCCATATGCATGCCTGTGCACATGAGCAGAGCCCATCAGGCCAGCGCGAATGCCTAGACATTGACTTAAGCAAGACAGGCTTGTCTATGATATAATGAGCTTGATCATGATCTTAGCCAGTTTTCTCCAAATCTCAAAAGATAAAATAAAACTAGGTTTTCTCCAGATCACTATTTCACCTTAATAATTAAAAGTGTTATGTTAATTATGTGCACTTGCCAACTTGCCGTGTGGAGTAGAAGATGGATTTGTGTATGATGAACTGTTAACTATGAACATGGTTAGCGGTGAATACATAGGTTGGTGATTTCTTTTTATCTTTAATAGCATACGCTTCCAGCGGAAATTTTTCAGGAAAAGAGAAACATACTATATTCCccacaaaaaaaaagagaaacatACTATATGTTGTTTCATGGTCTTCGACTCTTGGCAAGTTTAATTCAAATCATGCCATTTTTACCTTAATAATTCAAATTTGTTTATAAAGCGCACTTGTCATGACAATGAAGATGGAATTGTGTATGAAAATGAGCTCGGTCAGGGTCTTGCTAATTTTATCCAGATCATATGCCATTTCATTATCTTAATTATTAAATGCAATGTGTTATGTGCACACTGGCCATGTGGGGAGAAGGTGGGTTTGTGTATGAAGTTGACTATGAGCATGGATAGGGGTCAATACATATTTCGGTGATTTCTTTTCATCTTTACTAGCATGCGCTTGCAGCGGACAAAATTCAGGAAAAGAGAAACATATTACATGTTGTTTCGAACTCGGAGTCCAAGTTCTATTCAGATCATGCTGTTTTGACCTtaataattcaaatttatttattATTTACACTTGCCATGCGTGGATGAAGATGGGTTTGTGTATGGCAATGAGCTTTGTCAGGGTCTTAGCTAATTTTATCCAGACCATGCCATTTCACCTTAATTATTTTaagttatactccctccgttcctaaatataagtctagagattttactatggtctacatacggatgtatatagacgtagttcagagtgtagattcactcatttgcTTCATGTGTAGTCTcttattggaatctctaaaatgacttatatttaggaacaaagggaGTATATTTTGTGCATTTGCCAACTTGACATGCCGTGAGAAGATGGATTGTGTATGACCTATTCACAATGAGACAGGTCAGGTGTCAATATATATGTTGGCGATTTATTTTTATGTTCAGTTTCGAAAAATTGAGGAGAGGAGAAATATACATTCTTTTAGCTGAGGTCTTAGCTAGTTTCATTGAGATTCCACTTGAGGTGATTTAATTACTAGGGCCCACTCTTATCTCAATGGTCCCAGCAGGTCAGTGGGCTGCTGCTATATGCCTCTCAGTCGTGCACAGGAGCAAATTCTTAAACAATGACGTAGATGAAGTCTTGTTTTAGGTTTAGGTCTTCTCCTTGAAGCACCACCCAGCCATCAGGCCAGCGCAAATGCTCAAAAAGAAAGGCCAGCGCAAATGCTTGGACATTGACTTACATACAGTTTCTGTTTTAGGTTCAGGTCTTCTCCTTGAACCGCGCCCCCACCCTATCTTCATTCTCCACAGATCTGCTCCGTCCCTGTGCTTTGCTTCTCCATGGAACAAATTGATAGAGTGAGAAATGCGACCCAGGCAGCAAAGGGATTCGCCTCAAGCTCCGCCGGGCAGCTGGCGAGGATCGAGGGCCTGGTGACTGTGGCCTGCATCCTTGTCGGCATCCTTGTTGTGTCCAACTCGAGGCGACGCCATGACGGCCGTTTCATGGCCAGGCTCGTCGTCTGGGGCGCCTTCATGTTCAACTTCCCGGTGATCTCCTACACCATCGGCCTGATGCAGTCGTCGTCCATCCGGAACGAGCTCTTCGTCGTGTGGGcctgcttcctcctcctcctcctcggcagcgccGACACCATGACGGCATTCAGCTTCAACGACAGCAGCCAGCAGACAAGATCCATGATGAACCAGGCCCTGCACGTCGTCTACCTGCTGTTTCTGATACTCTACTACAAAGGTCAGCTCCGCGGCAGCTTCCTCGTGATTTTATTTCTGCTCTGGTGCTTAAGCGTTGTAAGGCTTGGCCTGAGGTGCAAGGCCTACCGGTCAACGTGCCGCTCCCGTGGGCTGATCAGGGAAAACCAGGTCATGTTCGAGTACATGAAGTACGAACCACTGAACAGTCCTGGTATCCAAGGTGGTGTCTACAACGCAGAAACCATGGAGGGGTACATCTACCTTGTCGACGGCAAGGAAGTGAAGAAGGTGCAGTATGGAGAAGAGGTCATACGCGTGTCTTACCGCGAGCCGGAAACGGTGGTGGACGTCCCCGGAATTGACACGGCGCCGGACATCGCCGGAGCTGAGACGGGAGATGCCCACCAATTAAGGGTGGATGCCGAAAAAACAGTAGACGTCGCAAGAATCTGGCAATGCAAAGGGAAGTTACTGCAATATGGCGGCGATAAAGGTGCTTCAAGGCGCAGGGATCTGTGTCTCTCCTTTGCTCTCTTCAGGATTCTCAGGCTAAGGTTTGCAGTTGATCATGTTGGCAATATATTCTTCCCCTTTCAGTCTGACAAGTGTCGAGATTTTGTTGTCAAAGGGCTCCTCTCGGATGATGAAGATCTCGATAGAGCATTCCGGGTAGTCGAGGCAGAGCTCGGCTTCCTCTTTGATTTCTTTTATGCTCGGTACCCGTCCATCAAAGACACCCTAGCTCCCGATTTGATTGTGTATGCTGCGATCCTTGCAACCAGCATATTTACTCTCTTCTCCCCAGACCTCCTCAAGTACCAGCCGACTGGGGTCAGTGCAAACATCTTCATCCATGGCTTCAATCTTGATCTTCTCGTCACTCGTTTGGTCATCGTCTGGTACATACTTCTCGAGTCGTACCAGTTCCTTTCGTTGTTCATCTTCTCCGACTGGCACAAGGTGAAGATGTTGTGCCGGTACGTGCGGAAGGAGTCATGGCACATGGCGTTAGTGGAGATCCCACTCAAGGTCCTGTGCTATTTCACCTTCTCAAAGTACTGGAAGGGAAGCATCGGCCAGTACTTCATCCTCGACAATGCCCATCCTCACCCGGTGAAGTCCTTCCTATCATGGATATCGCTCGAGGCCCTGGACTCATCACTGATGACCAAGTCCATCAGCTTGCCACTCGATGTGAGGGAAGCTGTCCTTCGCCAACTCAAGGCCATTGCCGGCAAGGTCACCGATGGAAGGATGTGGCTGTATGAGATGGGCATCGTCGACCTGGATCTCGATCGCGACTGCTTGCTTGGCCACACGTATGCCCGCTAcatcatgacatggcacatagcCACAAGCATCTGCagctacggcaaagaggtggcgGAGCTGAATGCCCGCAAACAGGCGGCGGAGCTGATTGCCAGCAAACAGGAGAATGCCAGCAAAGAGGCAGTTGAGCTCATGAAGAACCATGCGGTGGCTACTAAGCTGTCCGGGTACTGTGCATATCTGATGGCCTTCAAACCGGACCTGGTTCCGGACAGCACTTACACGAGCTTATCGATGGCCCGTGGTACGCTGCACAACGCCCGTGAGTTCCTTGGCAAATGCAAGTCCAACAAGGAGAAGTACGATAAACTGATCGCCTTAGGGAAGATACAGTCCACTAACCACGAGGTCCGCTTTCTGTCTGAGGGCGCGAGGATCGCTGTTTACCTCGTCGAAAAGATTAAGACCGAGGAGGAACGATGGAGGGTGCTTGCCACCTTCTGGGCGAACATGATGCTGTGGATCGGCTCATCGGACAGAGCAGTGGCACATGCCACCAGCATGGCAACCGGCGGGGAGTTCATAACACTCATATGGGCTCTGCTCACACATGCCTACGTGGTAGACAAGCTTCAGGAGAATGGTGGTAACTCAGGATTGCATATGCAGCTGAATAAAAATCAGGATGGGCAAGAGGCGACAAGCTGAACACGGAGACGAATGCACCGGAGAGTTTGTTTTTATCTTACATGGATAAAGTGTTGTTTCAGTCCTCGAATTAGCTATGCGTTTGGTTGGTGAGAAGTGATTTATTTGTGTAACTCTCTTTGTTATTATGCTCCTTTTAAATGGTCAGTGAGGGTGGATTGTATATGGAACAAAGTATGTATGGCAATAATAAACCAGCGTATCTATTGATTTGTAAGCATGTTTTATTGATTGATGTGGACCTCGTGTTGCTGGATGAACTCATCTTGAGACACTATTGGAACTGTAACATTTATAAGTTCCATCAATTTTTCTATTGTAGCCAGTCGTAATGCAAGACCTCTGAAACTAAGATCGCCCTGATTCTCAATATGTGTAGTAACCCACTTTATTGATTACACACAACTTACATACCAATTATGTCTTCTTGAGACGACATTGAACAACAAAGACAGCCATCAGTAATTGAAAATCAAAACCACCAGCCTCACTTGTTGGGCTTTTAGAACTATGCGCCATAGTTCACACGGTTCACAAACCCAGATGTTTCCTTCCCGCCTTTTCAGATGCAAATTACCACTGTGTTTGTATGTAAGTTATTAGGTATTCGGTGCATAAATTATCATGCCATTTGCACAAAAGCTACGGGGATATATTTTCAACAACTATTTTCCCCGAGTCAAAGTTAACGCAGTGCTTATATGTAAGTTATCAGGTTTGCGGTGTGTACATATTACCATTATCACTAGTGCAGAACCAGGCTTTAgt contains:
- the LOC109742166 gene encoding uncharacterized protein; translated protein: MEQIDRVRNATQAAKGFASSSAGQLARIEGLVTVACILVGILVVSNSRRRHDGRFMARLVVWGAFMFNFPVISYTIGLMQSSSIRNELFVVWACFLLLLLGSADTMTAFSFNDSSQQTRSMMNQALHVVYLLFLILYYKGQLRGSFLVILFLLWCLSVVRLGLRCKAYRSTCRSRGLIRENQVMFEYMKYEPLNSPGIQGGVYNAETMEGYIYLVDGKEVKKVQYGEEVIRVSYREPETVVDVPGIDTAPDIAGAETGDAHQLRVDAEKTVDVARIWQCKGKLLQYGGDKGASRRRDLCLSFALFRILRLRFAVDHVGNIFFPFQSDKCRDFVVKGLLSDDEDLDRAFRVVEAELGFLFDFFYARYPSIKDTLAPDLIVYAAILATSIFTLFSPDLLKYQPTGVSANIFIHGFNLDLLVTRLVIVWYILLESYQFLSLFIFSDWHKVKMLCRYVRKESWHMALVEIPLKVLCYFTFSKYWKGSIGQYFILDNAHPHPVKSFLSWISLEALDSSLMTKSISLPLDVREAVLRQLKAIAGKVTDGRMWLYEMGIVDLDLDRDCLLGHTYARYIMTWHIATSICSYGKEVAELNARKQAAELIASKQENASKEAVELMKNHAVATKLSGYCAYLMAFKPDLVPDSTYTSLSMARGTLHNAREFLGKCKSNKEKYDKLIALGKIQSTNHEVRFLSEGARIAVYLVEKIKTEEERWRVLATFWANMMLWIGSSDRAVAHATSMATGGEFITLIWALLTHAYVVDKLQENGGNSGLHMQLNKNQDGQEATS